Proteins encoded in a region of the Rhizobium sp. CC-YZS058 genome:
- the malQ gene encoding 4-alpha-glucanotransferase: MRPGLNGTQTPISDETKRQMLEALGIDPADTASAAPPRRSRKPIPASYVPAFLAEEKVWGLALQLYELRSARNWGIGDFEDLAVMADLAGRLGADFIGLNPLHAPFLADPDRCSPYEPSNRQFLNPLMIAVDRLAGYRPDMASEKRIAALRAGRKVDYVGVAAAKRAALRAVYDGWPANSDDRDAEARFTAFIKERGEALRRHGLFEALSEVRGAAGESTGWHGWPKAYQDPLTDEVAAFAREHGDLHRFHMWLQWVAHEQLTQAVDRAKAAGLRIGLYLDLAVGEALDGSATWSERDHYVATATIGSPPDPFAAEGQDWRLAALQPATIAAGRHSPFERMVKAAMRYAGAIRIDHAAALRRLFLVPLDLKPDGGAYVEYPQDALLSILARCSAEHRCLVIGEDLGILPPGLQDDLAKAKILSYRIFSYERSETGFKPAETYPELALACISTHDHQTLDGWWRGADIRMRDKHGLQPPELTREQQAQRRSERRDLIKVLGATGLDAPTRLSATSPDDAALEDLIVGAHRFVARTPSLLVAVRLADLTRERAPTNIPGTSSDYPNWKPKLSVTLEELPTIPLLRRVTEALCEERPRRG, encoded by the coding sequence ATGCGTCCGGGCCTCAACGGCACGCAGACGCCGATCTCCGACGAAACCAAGCGGCAGATGCTGGAGGCGCTGGGGATCGATCCCGCCGACACGGCCTCCGCCGCACCGCCGCGGCGGAGCAGGAAGCCCATTCCTGCAAGCTATGTCCCGGCCTTCCTGGCCGAGGAGAAGGTCTGGGGCCTCGCGCTTCAGCTCTACGAGCTCCGCTCGGCCCGCAACTGGGGCATCGGCGACTTCGAGGATCTGGCTGTCATGGCCGATCTTGCAGGCAGGCTTGGGGCGGACTTCATCGGGCTGAACCCGCTTCACGCCCCCTTCCTCGCCGATCCCGACCGCTGCAGCCCCTATGAGCCGTCGAACCGCCAGTTTCTCAACCCGCTGATGATCGCGGTCGATCGCCTGGCGGGCTACAGGCCGGACATGGCTTCGGAAAAGCGGATCGCTGCCCTGCGCGCCGGGCGAAAGGTCGATTATGTCGGCGTCGCTGCGGCCAAGCGCGCCGCGCTGCGCGCCGTTTACGACGGTTGGCCGGCCAATAGCGATGACAGGGATGCGGAGGCGCGGTTCACCGCCTTCATCAAGGAGCGCGGCGAAGCGCTACGTCGGCACGGGCTGTTCGAGGCGCTCTCCGAGGTTCGGGGCGCCGCCGGCGAAAGCACCGGGTGGCATGGCTGGCCGAAGGCCTATCAGGATCCGCTCACCGACGAGGTTGCTGCCTTTGCCAGGGAGCACGGCGATCTGCATCGCTTCCACATGTGGCTACAATGGGTTGCCCATGAACAGCTGACCCAGGCGGTCGACCGCGCCAAGGCGGCGGGCTTGCGCATCGGTCTCTATCTCGACCTTGCGGTCGGGGAGGCCCTGGACGGTTCGGCCACCTGGAGCGAGCGCGACCATTACGTCGCGACCGCTACGATCGGCAGCCCGCCCGATCCCTTCGCGGCCGAGGGCCAGGACTGGCGGCTGGCCGCCCTGCAGCCGGCGACGATCGCCGCGGGCCGGCATTCGCCCTTCGAGCGGATGGTCAAGGCGGCAATGCGCTACGCCGGGGCGATCCGCATCGACCATGCGGCGGCGCTCCGCCGCCTTTTCCTCGTTCCGCTCGATCTGAAGCCGGACGGGGGTGCCTATGTCGAGTATCCCCAGGATGCCCTGCTGTCCATTCTCGCCCGCTGCTCGGCCGAGCATCGCTGCCTGGTGATCGGCGAGGATCTCGGCATCCTTCCGCCCGGCCTGCAGGACGATCTCGCCAAGGCCAAGATCCTGTCCTACCGCATTTTCTCCTATGAGCGCAGCGAGACGGGCTTCAAGCCCGCCGAGACCTATCCGGAGCTGGCGCTCGCCTGCATTTCCACCCACGACCACCAGACGCTGGACGGCTGGTGGCGCGGCGCCGATATCCGCATGCGCGACAAGCATGGCCTGCAGCCGCCCGAATTGACCCGGGAGCAGCAGGCGCAGCGCCGGTCGGAGCGGCGCGATCTGATCAAGGTTTTGGGAGCAACCGGGCTCGACGCTCCCACGCGCCTGTCCGCGACCTCGCCCGACGATGCCGCGCTCGAAGACCTGATCGTCGGTGCCCACCGTTTCGTCGCGCGCACCCCCTCGCTGCTCGTCGCCGTCCGCCTCGCCGATCTCACCCGCGAACGCGCACCGACCAACATCCCCGGCACCAGCAGCGACTATCCGAACTGGAAGCCGAAACTCTCGGTGACGCTGGAAGAGCTGCCCACGATACCCCTGCTGCGTCGCGTGACCGAAGCCCTGTGCGAGGAACGCCCGCGGCGGGGGTGA
- the treZ gene encoding malto-oligosyltrehalose trehalohydrolase, producing the protein MDFSFGPVLSPDAALFRLWAPLHEEIMLVIDGEPPRRMERSADGWHRLRVDGAGAGTRYRFRLPDGLDVPDPASRHQPEDVHGPSEVIDLAAYDWTSTAWTGRPWEEVVLYELHIGTFTQEGTFRAAIDKLDGLKEVGVTAIQIMPISDFPGGYNWGYDGVLPYAADNSYGRPEDLMALVDAAHQRGICVFLDVVYNHFGPDGNYLPLYAPLFTENHKTPWGNGINYDGDNSKPVRDFVIENAVSWITEFRIDGLRLDAVHAIKDNNGEHLLVELARRVRESAGNRHVHLVVENEDNDSDLLTRNADGSVPLYTAQWNDDIHHVLHIAATGETFGYYADYAEDRPEKTARALAEGFVFQGEHMPYRGEARGKPSACLPPTAFISFIQNHDQIGNRALGDRMIVSQPLEAIKAVAAVYLLAPQIPMLFMGEEWGAREPFPYFCDFNEELNEKVRKGRREELSRLPGFDAEDLMDPTAKDTFSSGTLDWSQRETPEGRALLDFYRALLTLRRERIAPLLKGVGGGSGRFDAKGETLSVTWTLAGNRRLTLAANLSDTPASLASPDENGAVLYALGTLEGSQLSPWSVRWTLA; encoded by the coding sequence ATGGATTTTTCCTTCGGTCCCGTTCTCTCCCCCGATGCCGCCCTGTTTCGCCTGTGGGCTCCGTTGCACGAGGAGATCATGCTGGTGATCGACGGCGAGCCGCCGCGGCGCATGGAGCGCTCCGCCGATGGCTGGCACAGGCTTCGTGTCGACGGCGCCGGGGCCGGCACGCGCTACCGCTTTCGCCTGCCGGACGGCCTCGACGTCCCGGACCCTGCCTCGCGCCACCAGCCGGAAGACGTGCATGGGCCGAGCGAGGTGATCGATCTCGCCGCCTATGACTGGACCAGCACGGCGTGGACCGGACGCCCATGGGAAGAGGTGGTGCTCTACGAACTGCACATCGGCACCTTCACCCAGGAAGGCACGTTCCGCGCGGCGATCGACAAGCTGGACGGGCTGAAGGAAGTGGGCGTTACGGCGATCCAGATCATGCCGATCAGCGATTTTCCCGGCGGGTACAACTGGGGCTATGATGGCGTGCTGCCCTACGCCGCCGATAACAGCTACGGGCGCCCGGAAGATCTGATGGCGCTCGTCGATGCGGCGCACCAGCGAGGCATCTGCGTCTTCCTCGATGTCGTCTACAATCACTTCGGCCCGGACGGGAACTACCTGCCGCTCTATGCGCCGCTCTTCACCGAAAACCACAAGACGCCTTGGGGCAACGGCATCAATTATGACGGCGACAACTCCAAGCCCGTGCGCGATTTCGTCATCGAGAACGCCGTCTCCTGGATCACCGAGTTCAGGATCGACGGTCTGCGGCTCGATGCCGTCCACGCGATCAAGGACAACAATGGCGAACATCTGCTGGTCGAGCTTGCCCGCCGCGTGCGCGAAAGCGCCGGCAACCGCCACGTCCACCTCGTCGTCGAAAACGAGGACAATGACAGCGACCTGTTGACACGCAACGCGGATGGCTCCGTGCCGCTCTACACGGCGCAGTGGAACGACGACATCCACCATGTCCTCCACATCGCCGCCACCGGCGAAACCTTCGGCTATTACGCCGATTATGCCGAGGACCGGCCGGAGAAAACGGCGCGGGCGCTGGCGGAAGGCTTCGTCTTCCAAGGCGAGCACATGCCCTATCGCGGCGAGGCGCGCGGCAAGCCCAGTGCATGCCTGCCGCCGACCGCTTTCATCTCCTTCATCCAGAACCACGACCAGATCGGCAACCGGGCGCTGGGCGACCGGATGATCGTTTCGCAGCCGCTGGAGGCGATCAAGGCGGTAGCCGCGGTCTATCTGCTCGCCCCGCAGATCCCCATGCTGTTCATGGGCGAGGAATGGGGCGCACGCGAACCCTTCCCTTATTTCTGCGACTTCAACGAGGAGCTGAACGAGAAGGTGCGCAAGGGCCGACGCGAGGAGCTCTCCCGGCTGCCCGGCTTCGATGCGGAGGATCTCATGGACCCGACCGCGAAGGACACCTTCTCCTCCGGCACGCTCGACTGGAGCCAGCGCGAGACGCCGGAGGGCCGCGCGCTGCTCGATTTCTATCGCGCGCTGCTGACGCTCCGTCGCGAAAGGATCGCACCCTTGCTGAAGGGCGTGGGCGGCGGCAGCGGCCGTTTCGACGCCAAGGGCGAGACCCTGTCCGTCACCTGGACGCTCGCCGGCAATCGTCGCCTGACGCTTGCGGCGAACCTGTCCGACACGCCGGCGAGCCTGGCGTCCCCCGATGAGAATGGCGCAGTGCTCTACGCCCTCGGCACGCTGGAAGGCAGCCAGCTTTCCCCCTGGTCCGTCCGCTGGACCCTTGCCTGA
- a CDS encoding phage holin family protein, protein MANPSDNVSLTELIGGLVSDVSGLLRKEVDLAKTEASEKVSYALSGVETLLIGTVLAIGAVGVLLSALVGGVAALLVSMGLGPVAADALAALIVGVVIALIAWGMISRGLAPLRGSNLKLERTADSLRRDAAVIKETRP, encoded by the coding sequence ATGGCTAATCCTTCCGACAATGTCTCGCTGACCGAACTGATCGGCGGCCTCGTCAGCGACGTCTCCGGCCTGCTGCGCAAGGAAGTCGATCTTGCCAAGACCGAAGCATCCGAAAAGGTCTCCTATGCCTTGAGCGGCGTCGAGACCCTTCTGATCGGCACTGTCCTCGCCATCGGCGCGGTCGGCGTGCTCTTGAGCGCGCTGGTCGGCGGCGTTGCGGCCCTGCTCGTGTCCATGGGTCTCGGCCCGGTCGCGGCGGATGCGCTGGCAGCGCTGATCGTCGGCGTCGTCATCGCACTCATCGCCTGGGGCATGATCTCGCGCGGTCTCGCCCCGCTGCGCGGATCGAATTTGAAGCTCGAGCGGACGGCAGACTCGCTTCGCCGCGACGCCGCCGTGATCAAGGAGACACGCCCATGA
- a CDS encoding DUF3618 domain-containing protein, with protein MTDKSSAELQQEIEDDRRRIEDRLGAIQERMSPGQMVDEVIAYAKGSGGGDYLRSLGGQAKANPIPLALMGVSLAWLMAAPKRADSGDAASTTSGSSAASPDYPLYTAQGPVRRIGPPEISNGARYSHFTDDSGTKLKALTDRSGRRAGHFVDEAGKTYRGLADATGRQVTSILDEAGSMLDASLGWLSHAVDSVTHTTSQTSARAGATMRRAAGSASGHASDFGSGLMDRSGRLNETLLSTFRDQPLIGGALAFALGAAIGAVLPNTEIEDEAMGDAAAALRSDLADKAATLADKGQDIAASVAEKAAEVATDLHDTARDRVMEEADRVRNS; from the coding sequence ATGACCGACAAATCCTCCGCGGAACTCCAGCAGGAAATCGAGGACGATCGTCGCCGGATCGAGGACCGCCTCGGGGCGATCCAGGAACGCATGTCGCCCGGCCAGATGGTGGATGAGGTGATCGCCTATGCCAAGGGCAGCGGCGGCGGCGATTATCTGCGCAGCCTCGGCGGCCAGGCCAAGGCCAATCCGATTCCGCTGGCGCTGATGGGCGTGAGCCTCGCCTGGCTGATGGCCGCTCCGAAACGGGCGGACAGCGGGGATGCCGCTTCCACAACCTCCGGCAGTTCTGCAGCCAGCCCCGACTATCCGCTCTACACGGCGCAAGGTCCCGTGCGGCGCATCGGCCCGCCCGAGATCAGCAACGGCGCGCGCTATTCCCACTTCACCGACGACTCCGGCACGAAGCTGAAGGCGCTGACGGACCGCAGTGGCCGGCGGGCCGGGCACTTTGTCGACGAGGCGGGCAAGACCTATCGCGGCCTTGCCGATGCCACCGGCCGGCAGGTGACCTCGATCCTCGACGAGGCCGGATCGATGCTCGATGCCTCGCTCGGCTGGCTTTCCCATGCGGTCGACAGCGTGACGCACACGACAAGCCAGACGAGTGCGAGAGCCGGCGCAACCATGCGGCGCGCCGCCGGAAGCGCTTCGGGCCACGCCTCTGACTTCGGCTCTGGACTGATGGACCGCTCCGGCCGGTTGAACGAGACGCTGCTCTCCACCTTCCGCGATCAGCCGCTTATCGGCGGCGCGCTCGCCTTTGCGCTTGGTGCGGCGATCGGCGCGGTGCTGCCGAACACGGAGATCGAGGACGAGGCGATGGGCGATGCCGCGGCGGCGCTGCGTTCGGACCTTGCCGATAAGGCGGCCACGCTCGCCGACAAGGGCCAGGACATTGCAGCGAGCGTTGCCGAAAAGGCTGCCGAGGTCGCGACCGATCTGCATGACACGGCGCGTGACCGCGTGATGGAAGAGGCCGATCGCGTGCGCAACAGCTAA
- a CDS encoding PAS domain S-box protein, protein MDGQDRVAQDQRRGQTLLDYGILDTPREQDFDEIAEMAADICETPIAVVNLIAQDRQFFKAEVGLGAREAPLNGAFCRQAVLEEEMLIVPDAMQDPRFACSPLVAGPPHLRFYAGARLTTPQGVPIGTVCVLDHRPRQLNDMQKRALKGLARQAMAQLELRRLARLERAARQSAESGERRYRAVFDSAVDYAIVVLDREGIIRDWNEGAVRILGWTPEEVIGQDVSLFFTPEDREHAIHTKEMASAYTVGRGMDERWHLRKSGELFWANGEMMPLKDEDGALVGYVKILRDRTDQRLAEERLKASEKRWRELFEQMAEGFFIGELIRDERELPIDYRFIEINPAFATQSGIPASAVGTTIRAYVSDVPQQLLDHCAIAVDTGEPQSFEIHISQLGRWFDVRCARESEGRFLCLFFDITARKTAEQERELLTAELAHRVKNTFSVVQAIVAQTLRKAEPSLSETLQSRLAALSQAHGVLLQSNWETSTVEKLTLGVLSLQAEPGRFVLAGPHVTVGAKTALSLSLLLHELATNALKYGALSVEGGRVEIAWTLEDDVFRLVWREEGGPPATRPERRGFGSRLIEMGINGARSTALDYGHTGLTATFTAPRQVVAS, encoded by the coding sequence GTGGACGGACAGGATCGGGTGGCGCAGGATCAGCGCCGCGGGCAGACGCTGCTGGACTACGGCATTCTCGATACGCCGCGCGAGCAGGATTTCGACGAGATCGCCGAAATGGCTGCCGATATCTGCGAGACGCCGATCGCGGTCGTCAACCTGATCGCGCAGGACCGGCAGTTCTTCAAGGCGGAGGTCGGCCTGGGGGCGCGCGAAGCGCCCCTGAACGGCGCCTTTTGCCGGCAGGCCGTTCTCGAAGAAGAGATGCTGATCGTCCCCGATGCGATGCAGGATCCGCGTTTTGCCTGCAGCCCCCTGGTCGCCGGTCCGCCGCATCTGCGCTTCTACGCAGGCGCGCGGCTGACCACGCCGCAAGGCGTGCCGATCGGCACCGTCTGCGTGCTCGACCATCGACCCCGGCAGCTCAACGACATGCAGAAGCGGGCCCTGAAGGGCCTGGCGCGCCAGGCAATGGCGCAGCTCGAGCTGCGCCGTCTTGCGCGGCTTGAACGTGCTGCGCGGCAGAGCGCGGAGAGCGGCGAGCGGCGCTATCGGGCCGTGTTCGACAGTGCGGTCGACTATGCGATCGTCGTCCTCGACCGCGAGGGCATCATCCGCGACTGGAACGAAGGAGCTGTTCGCATCCTCGGCTGGACGCCTGAGGAGGTGATCGGGCAGGACGTGTCGCTGTTCTTCACGCCCGAGGACCGCGAGCATGCGATCCATACGAAAGAGATGGCAAGCGCCTACACGGTCGGCCGCGGCATGGACGAGCGCTGGCACCTGCGCAAATCCGGCGAGCTGTTCTGGGCCAATGGCGAGATGATGCCGCTGAAGGACGAGGACGGCGCACTCGTCGGCTATGTGAAGATCCTGCGCGACCGCACCGACCAACGTCTGGCCGAAGAACGGCTCAAAGCGAGCGAGAAGCGCTGGCGTGAACTCTTCGAGCAGATGGCCGAGGGCTTCTTCATCGGCGAACTGATCCGCGACGAGCGCGAGCTGCCGATCGACTATCGCTTCATCGAGATCAACCCAGCCTTCGCCACCCAATCCGGCATTCCCGCCTCGGCGGTCGGCACCACGATCCGCGCCTATGTCAGCGACGTGCCGCAGCAGCTGCTCGACCATTGCGCGATTGCGGTGGACACGGGCGAGCCGCAGTCCTTCGAGATCCATATTTCCCAGCTCGGCCGCTGGTTCGATGTGCGCTGCGCGCGTGAAAGCGAGGGCCGCTTCCTCTGCCTGTTCTTCGACATCACCGCTCGCAAGACGGCCGAGCAGGAGCGGGAGCTGCTGACGGCCGAGCTTGCGCACCGCGTCAAGAACACCTTCTCCGTCGTCCAGGCGATCGTGGCGCAGACGCTGCGCAAGGCTGAGCCGAGCCTGAGCGAAACGCTGCAGAGCCGCCTGGCGGCACTGAGCCAGGCGCATGGCGTTCTGCTGCAGAGCAATTGGGAAACCTCGACGGTCGAGAAACTCACGCTTGGCGTCCTCAGCCTCCAGGCGGAGCCGGGCCGTTTCGTGCTTGCGGGTCCGCATGTCACGGTCGGCGCCAAGACCGCGCTGTCGCTTTCGCTCCTGCTGCACGAGCTCGCCACCAATGCGCTCAAATATGGCGCTCTTTCGGTAGAGGGCGGGCGGGTGGAGATCGCCTGGACGCTTGAAGACGACGTCTTCCGCCTGGTCTGGCGCGAGGAGGGCGGTCCGCCGGCGACCCGGCCCGAGCGACGCGGCTTCGGCTCGCGCCTGATCGAAATGGGCATCAACGGCGCCCGCAGCACAGCGCTCGACTACGGCCATACCGGCCTCACCGCGACATTCACCGCGCCACGGCAGGTTGTGGCGAGCTAG
- a CDS encoding cation:proton antiporter has product MNFFETLLVLLLVAVLLLQVARRLSVPYPSMLAMAGTAVALVPGVPYIALDPEIALALFIAPALLDAAFDFPLGTARRYWVPLVVFAVGGVVVTALTVAVAGWAYAGLPFAAALVLGAVVAPPDAAAATAVLSGMSIPRNTDAVLRGESLFNDAAALLIFSAALAVQTTGNIGTTVGLQFVIAAPGGILLGIATAFLFRRLGKAVAGTLGGNLLQFVQCFLLWIVAEHLHLSAVLAIVAFAMTIARSPDVRSSARMRVQSYAVWSVVVFVLNVMAFLLMGMQVRDILGTMPHGHLGDAVRFAALTVVIVIVTRFVVCIGFNRIHAIVMRRRGETDIPSTKQAILSSWCGMRGLVTLATAFALPADFPQRDVVLLAAFAVVLATLVFQGLTLAPLIVRLGLDRRDDGPRELAALRTEIARAGYVVIKDETGPEAELIRSKFVMEKQALSDTDNKGAMRAYRALALTAIGAQRDRLEQLRIENRVTVDEYNLLLEEIDWRELAILPLEERRIEEI; this is encoded by the coding sequence ATGAACTTCTTCGAGACCCTGCTCGTCCTGCTCCTCGTTGCGGTCCTGCTGTTGCAAGTCGCGCGGCGGCTCTCCGTGCCTTATCCCTCCATGCTCGCCATGGCGGGCACGGCCGTCGCGCTGGTACCGGGCGTGCCCTATATCGCGCTGGATCCGGAGATCGCGCTGGCGCTCTTCATCGCCCCTGCCCTGCTCGACGCCGCCTTCGACTTCCCGCTCGGCACGGCCCGACGCTATTGGGTCCCGCTCGTCGTCTTCGCGGTCGGCGGCGTGGTCGTGACGGCGCTCACCGTCGCGGTGGCCGGCTGGGCTTATGCGGGCCTGCCGTTCGCGGCCGCCCTGGTGCTTGGCGCCGTCGTTGCCCCGCCGGATGCGGCGGCGGCCACGGCGGTGCTTTCCGGCATGTCGATCCCGCGCAACACCGATGCGGTGCTGCGCGGCGAAAGCCTGTTCAACGATGCCGCCGCGCTTTTGATCTTCTCCGCGGCCCTGGCCGTCCAGACCACCGGCAATATCGGCACCACCGTCGGGCTGCAATTCGTCATCGCTGCTCCGGGCGGCATCCTGCTCGGCATTGCCACCGCCTTCCTCTTCCGCAGGCTCGGCAAGGCGGTGGCCGGCACGCTGGGCGGCAATCTTCTCCAGTTCGTCCAGTGCTTCCTGCTCTGGATCGTCGCGGAACATCTCCACCTTTCCGCCGTGCTCGCCATCGTCGCCTTCGCCATGACGATCGCACGCAGCCCGGATGTCCGTTCCTCGGCGCGCATGCGCGTCCAGTCCTATGCGGTGTGGAGCGTGGTGGTCTTCGTGCTCAACGTCATGGCCTTCCTGCTGATGGGCATGCAGGTGCGCGACATCCTGGGCACCATGCCGCACGGCCATCTGGGCGATGCCGTGCGCTTCGCGGCGCTGACCGTCGTCATCGTCATCGTCACCCGCTTCGTCGTCTGCATCGGCTTCAACCGCATCCATGCGATCGTCATGCGCAGGCGCGGCGAAACCGATATTCCCTCGACCAAGCAGGCCATCCTGTCCAGCTGGTGCGGCATGCGCGGTCTCGTCACGCTGGCGACCGCCTTCGCGCTGCCCGCCGATTTTCCGCAGCGCGACGTGGTGCTTCTGGCAGCCTTCGCCGTGGTGCTGGCCACGCTGGTCTTCCAAGGGCTGACGCTCGCCCCCCTGATCGTCCGCCTCGGCCTCGACCGCCGCGATGATGGACCACGCGAGCTGGCAGCGCTGAGAACGGAGATCGCAAGGGCCGGCTATGTCGTCATCAAGGACGAGACCGGCCCGGAAGCCGAGCTCATTCGCTCGAAATTCGTCATGGAAAAGCAGGCCCTGTCGGATACGGACAACAAGGGGGCCATGCGCGCCTACCGGGCTTTGGCCCTGACAGCCATCGGCGCCCAGCGCGACAGGCTCGAACAGCTGCGCATCGAAAACCGCGTGACCGTCGACGAATACAATCTGCTGCTCGAAGAAATCGACTGGCGCGAACTCGCCATCCTGCCGCTGGAGGAACGCCGGATCGAGGAAATCTGA
- a CDS encoding PhnA-like protein, with protein MTTHINSPVGTDTYESASATSAFHKVSWGAIFAGVALALAIQFLLNLLGVGIGAAVLDPATSDNPAAGTFSIAGGVWFIVSGIIASFIGGYIASRLSGRPSRSTGGYHGVTAWAVTTLVVLYLLTTSIGTLVGGAFSGITSVVSGVGSTAATAATAAAPSIAQSANPMAGIEQQIRSATGNDPQALQSAAVSAVQAVVTGDEAQAEEARNRAAEAVARAQNIPVDQARQQVAQYEQTYRANMEAAKQKAVEAAQTATAAVSAGAIAGFVALALGAVAAWFGGMAGTKRPRVRVA; from the coding sequence ATGACAACACACATCAATTCTCCCGTCGGCACCGACACCTATGAAAGCGCTTCGGCGACGTCGGCTTTCCACAAAGTGTCGTGGGGCGCGATCTTCGCCGGCGTTGCGCTGGCGCTCGCCATCCAGTTTCTCCTGAACCTGCTCGGCGTCGGCATCGGCGCGGCCGTCCTTGATCCGGCAACGTCGGACAATCCGGCAGCGGGCACCTTCTCGATCGCCGGCGGCGTCTGGTTCATCGTGTCGGGCATCATCGCCTCCTTCATCGGCGGCTATATCGCCAGCCGTCTGTCCGGCCGTCCGAGCCGCTCCACCGGCGGCTATCATGGCGTCACCGCCTGGGCAGTGACCACACTCGTCGTTCTCTATCTCCTGACCACCTCGATCGGCACGCTGGTTGGCGGCGCCTTCTCCGGCATCACCAGTGTCGTCAGCGGCGTCGGCAGCACGGCAGCCACCGCTGCCACCGCAGCCGCCCCGTCGATTGCACAGAGCGCCAACCCGATGGCCGGCATCGAGCAGCAGATCCGTTCGGCAACCGGCAATGACCCGCAGGCCCTGCAGAGCGCCGCCGTGTCCGCCGTCCAGGCTGTCGTGACCGGCGACGAGGCCCAGGCCGAGGAAGCCCGCAACCGCGCCGCCGAGGCCGTTGCCCGCGCCCAGAACATCCCGGTCGACCAGGCTCGCCAGCAGGTTGCCCAGTATGAGCAGACCTACCGCGCCAATATGGAAGCCGCCAAGCAGAAGGCCGTCGAGGCTGCCCAGACCGCAACCGCCGCCGTTTCGGCCGGTGCGATTGCCGGTTTCGTCGCTCTCGCCCTCGGCGCCGTGGCAGCCTGGTTCGGCGGCATGGCCGGCACCAAGCGGCCCCGCGTCCGCGTCGCCTGA
- a CDS encoding MBL fold metallo-hydrolase, with protein sequence MTTQLGLSEEARAPLTDPGDGTHGVLPDLALRTLSIVNVLFYGNPAEGGRFVLIDTGLPTSADTIRDCVERRFGRDARPEAIIMTHAHFDHAGSVESLARGWDVPVYAHPLEHPYLNGQASYPPADPLVGGGAMALLSPLYPRSPVDVGARLHRLPADLSVPGMPGWQWVHTPGHTPGHVSLWRESDRTLIAGDAIVTTGQESAYAVMTQRLEMHGPPRYLTPDWMDAEASVKRLSDLKPELIVTGHGQPVQGAEMREKLALLARDFRAIAVPEGGHYDRKPAMPGKSDSDAYR encoded by the coding sequence ATGACCACGCAGCTTGGCCTCAGCGAGGAGGCCCGCGCGCCCCTGACCGACCCCGGCGACGGCACCCATGGCGTTCTGCCGGATCTTGCCCTGCGCACGCTCTCGATCGTCAACGTCCTCTTCTACGGCAATCCGGCGGAGGGTGGCCGGTTCGTGCTGATCGACACCGGCCTGCCCACCTCGGCCGATACGATCCGCGATTGCGTGGAGCGGCGCTTCGGGCGTGATGCCCGGCCGGAGGCGATCATCATGACCCATGCCCATTTCGACCATGCCGGATCGGTGGAGAGCCTGGCGCGCGGCTGGGACGTCCCGGTCTATGCTCATCCGCTCGAACATCCCTATCTCAACGGCCAGGCTTCCTATCCGCCGGCCGATCCGCTGGTCGGCGGCGGCGCCATGGCGCTGCTCTCGCCGCTCTATCCGCGCTCGCCGGTCGATGTCGGCGCGCGGCTGCACCGGCTTCCGGCCGATCTCTCCGTTCCCGGCATGCCGGGCTGGCAGTGGGTCCATACGCCCGGCCATACGCCAGGCCATGTCTCGCTCTGGCGCGAGAGCGACCGGACACTGATCGCGGGCGACGCCATCGTCACCACCGGCCAGGAATCTGCCTATGCGGTCATGACCCAACGTTTGGAAATGCACGGTCCGCCCCGCTACCTCACCCCGGACTGGATGGACGCGGAAGCGTCGGTCAAGCGTCTCTCGGACCTCAAGCCCGAGCTCATCGTGACCGGCCATGGCCAGCCGGTCCAAGGAGCGGAAATGCGCGAAAAACTCGCCCTCCTCGCCCGGGATTTCCGCGCGATCGCCGTGCCGGAAGGCGGGCATTACGATCGCAAGCCGGCCATGCCGGGCAAGAGCGACAGCGACGCCTATCGATAG